One part of the Sarcophilus harrisii chromosome 5, mSarHar1.11, whole genome shotgun sequence genome encodes these proteins:
- the LOC116419605 gene encoding metacaspase-1B-like, translated as MAFFSPPPPTDGPRPAGGCGAPTLRQGQSPLPAPPPSRPTHFQGPPRERPQGASWNLRPLPKFLPPLKERVHRLQTKRNHANDQPRVAWAGLGRQGLPGLKILRVRFCFVKG; from the coding sequence AtggctttcttttcccctccccctcccacgGACGGGCCTCGCCCGGCCGGGGGCTGCGGGGCTCCCACTCTGAGGCAGGGTCAGTCTCCGCTCCCAGCACCGCCTCCTTCCCGGCCCACCCACTTCCAAGGACCACCCCGGGAGCGGCCCCAGGGGGCTTCCTGGAACCTTCGGCCGCTGCCTAAATTTTTACCTCCTCTGAAAGAGCGGGTCCATCGCCTCCAAACAAAGCGTAACCATGCCAACGACCAACCTCGGGTGGCCTGGGCGGGACTTGGACGACAGGGGCTGCCGGGGCTCAAAATACTACGAGTTCGCTTTTGTTTTGTGAAGGGATGA